GTTATTAATAAACAAGGGATCGGGAACTTATGTTTAAATTATTTCTGACGAAATGTGTTTTCATTTAACAAGTAAGAAACATGTGTACTGCCACCGATACGGATCAGTATCTTTTTTTCCAGATACGATTCCAAGTCGGCTTTCGCCCGGTAGTGGGAGCAAGCGTTCAGTTTTGCATAGGTGGGTGTTGTGATGGTTTCATGTTCTTTGAAATATTCCCGCATCCGTTCTTCCCGTTTTTGCAGTGGATAGGTTTGTGGTTGTGACTCTTTTTCAAGTTTTGCAGTGCGTAACTTTTGTTTCAGTTTTTCAGAACACCGGAAGTTTACGCCGTCTACTGTTACCATAAACTTTCCATCCGATTGTTTACGGGTGCGAAGCGCCGGTGAGAAATAACCTAACTCTTCCAGCTCCACGTGATCCCCGTATCTCAGGGAGAATTCGATATACCATACAAATGAATCCAAAACGGCTTTTACATCGGCCGACGAAATGGAGGAACGTTGACAGATAACTTTACAAATATCATCCATCTGCCGGGTCTGGCTGGCTGTCGTGCGGGCATGTATCAGCTTTTCTTCGTTGCCTTTCGGACGCGGTGTTTTGTGTTCTGTGAATCTTATAGCCATGTTTTTAATATTAGTTGCTGATGACTTTGTCGGGGCATCAGCATGTTATTCCGGTGATCTTTCAAACCATTTGCCTTTCGATAGCTATGGTAAGGCTTTTTGATAGCTATCGTAAGATCTTTCCACAGCTATCGAAAGGCTTTACCATAGCTATCGAAAGGCAAACAGTTTCAGATACAAATATACAATGGATGAGAAGGAATTGTTCTCTGATAAGGATGTTTTTTATTTATATTGAATGGTTGGCGGTATTCTTGTTGTTCAAGTATGAAATGTTATATGGTTAAATATTTTTATCCTTTTATTTACGATATATTCGTAATATTATGTAACTTTCGGACGTTTAAAAGAAAACATTCCTACTTATATGAAGAATCAAAATTTAATTTTAGTTTTTATCCTGTTAGTAGTAGCAGGATGTGAAAAAAATAAACAACAGGCAGATGATCTCATCACTGTTGATGTCACAACAAGCTATCCTAAAAAAGAACTGGTTCTTCAGGATTTTATGGATGTGGAATATATTGCGCTGGAAACCACTGACCAGTTTCTTACGCAAGGTTTGGTACGAGATGTAGGAAAAGAATACTTATTGGCGACAAATAGAAATAATGATGGGGATATTTTCCTTTTTGACCGAAAAACCGGTAAAGGAGTAAGGAAGATAAACCGGCAGGGGCAAGGAGCGGAAGAATATACAAGGATGAATGACGTTATTCTTGATGAAAGTAATGGGGAAATATTCGTAAAGTCACAGGGAAATAAAATTTTAGTGTATGATCTTTACGGAGGATTCAAGCGGTGTTTGAATCTAGGTCGGGAGGTTTCATCTGTTTTCGATTATGACAAAAATAATTTAATTTGCTATGATATGTCTGATTATCATAGTAAGGGAAAGGATAGAAGCAAATCATACCATATTATTATATCCAAACAAGATGGAAGTGTTACCCGGGAAATTTTTATTCCTTTCAAAACGATTAACACGCCGATTGTGGTTGATGGAGATAAATTTATAGCAAGCTATTCTTATCCAATACGTCTGAGCCACGACGCTTGGACACTGGTGGATACATCTGCCGATACATTGTATCACTATGCACCGGATGGTACATTAATCCCCTTCATTGTAAGAACCCCTTCTGCACATACCATGCAGCCTGAAGTTTTTCTTTATATGGGTATTTCTACCGACCGCTATCATTTTATGCAAACCCTTAAAAATGTATTTAACTTTGAAAAGGGAAACGGATTCTATACGGATGAACTGGTGTACGACAGGGAAGAAAAAGCAATGTTTCAAGTAGCCGTATGCAATGACGACTATGCTGAAAAAAGGACTGTCGCTATGACTGCTAAGTCGATTAATCGCGAAATCGAAAACGCCACTAGTTTAAATGCATCCCGGCTTGTTGAGATTTACAAGAAAGGCCAACTGAAAGATGGCAAATTGAAAGAAATTGTCTCGAAGTTGGATGAAGAAGACAATCCGGTGATTATGTTGGTAAAGCAAAAGAAATAGGAGTATCTGAAAGTTTTTTTGCTGATTATTTTGCAGGTTGTACCTTAGTTATGCCTGTTATTTCACCAATTTTGCTTTTCTTTGCGGAAAATTTCAGTCACGTGAATTTAATTATAGAACAAGGAAACACCTCTTCAAAAGTTGCGGTATACAGCGAGAAGCATATGGAAGCCTCTTTTGTATACAAGAAATTCGATGTTGATGAATTGGAGTCTCTCTTTGGGAAATACGATTTTGAACATGGAATATTGTCGACTGTGATAGGCCGGAATGAAGAGCTGAATGATTACCTGCGGGGAAAACTTCAGCGGTTCATCTTTTTGGATGAAACGATCCGGTTGCCTATTTCGGTTCAATATGAAACGCCTGAAACTTTGGGAAAAGACCGGCTCGCTGCGGCAGTCGGGGCTAATTACCTGGAACCGGGAAAAGACCTGCTGGTCATCGACGCTGGCACAGCAATCACTTATGAACTGATCGAAGCTTCGGGTACTTATCTGGGAGGAAATATATCTCCGGGGATGACTACACGTTTCAAAGCTTTGAATTCTTATACCAAAAAACTACCTTTGGTGACGGAACAGGAGGAGATCCCTTTGTTGGGAACAAATACTGAGAGTGCTATTCAAGCAGGAGTAGTAAATGGAATAGTCTACGAGATGGATGGATATATCGAGAAGCTACGGATAAAATATCCTAATCTTTTGGTTTTTTTAACAGGTGGTCATTCGTTTTATTTTGAAAGACGGCTAAAAAACTCCATCTTTGCAGACATTAATTTAGTGTTGACAGGATTAAACAGAATCTTAGAGTATAATGTTGAAGATTAATAAGCTACTAATAGCAAGCATTCTTATATTGACACAGTTGTCGCTAGCGGCACAAAATAACACTAACTCGCCATATACCCGCTTCGGTTACGGTGAATTGGCTGATCGCTCATTTGGAGCAGGACGCGCAATGGGTGGCATCGGTTTCGGATTGAGATCGCCGAAACAGATCAACCCGATGAACCCTGCATCTTATAGCTGCATGGATTCGTTGACATTCCTTTTTGACTTTGGCGTTTCAGGGCAATTATCCTGGTTCGACGACGGAGTTAATAAGCAACATAATGTTAATGGAAATGTGGAATACATTGCGTTGCAGTTCCCTATCCATAAACGTATTGCCATGAGTGTGGGGATTTTACCTTATTCTTATGTCGGATATAGCTTTGGCGCTCCGAGAACGACTGAAGGCGGATTCAATTACGTAGAAACATTTAATGGTTCCGGCGGATTAAACGATTTGTATGCTGGTTTGTCTATAGATATATGGAAGAAGCGTCTTTCAGTTGGAGCAAATGTCGGATATCTTTTTGGCAACATCAAGCACGAGCAGACTTCTATTGTCGGTAGCAGTACGGAATACAATACGATCCGGAATCAGAATCTGGAAGTGCGGGATATAAAGCTTGATTTCGGTGTCCAGTATACTCACCCGATCAGCAAAAGAGAAGAGATTACATTGGGATTGGTATTTTCTCCTAAAAATCGTCTGAATTCGACGTATATTAATACAACGTATAAGTCTACCTCTTCCGGTTCAGCTGAAGTGGTTGCGTCGGATACAACGAAAAATATGGCATTTGATATACCGAATTCAATCGGTTTCGGTGCATCGTATGTGAAGAGAGATAAACTGACATTAGCGGCGGACGTACTGTACGAAACATGGGATAAAGCCTTTTATGCGGATGAAAAGAGTAGTTTCAAAAATCGTGTGCGGGTAGCTGCCGGTGGAGAAATTATTCCGAACTATCAGAATCGTAACTTTTTTAGTCGCATAAGATACCGTGCCGGTGCTCATTACAGTAATTCTTATCTGATGATAAATAATACGGATGATGCGGCCTATAAAGGTAATGGATATAATGAATATGGTGTGAGTGTTGGTATGGGATTGCCGTTGATTGATAACCGTTCGTTAGTAAATATATCTTTTGAATACACGAAGATTAATCCTAGTGGAAAAAACATGATTGATGAACAGTATTTCCGTTTTACTGTTAATTATACATTCAATGAAATGTGGTTCTGGAAGAAAAAAGTTGATTAATTTAAATTGCTAACTTAAATTAAAACAGATATGAAAATAAAGGTATTGTTAATTGCAGCTGCATGTTCCATGGGAGCATTCGGCGCGTATGCACAGAAAGGAGTAGATAATGGAACACAGTTTGGATCAGGTGAAGACAGTATCCGTTGTGTAACCAATATCAGCTTGTTCGTTCCTTATGCAAAGGCCGGGAACTTTAAAGATGCATATGATTTTTGGAAAATTGTTTATGACGAATGTCCTGCTGCTACAAAGGATATTTATCTGCATGGTGTAAAGATCATGGCATGGAAGATTGCCAATGAGAAAGATCCGGCTAAGAAGGCTGCTTTGATTGATGACCTGATGGCTGTGTATGACAAACGTGTGAAATACTTCGGTGATGATAAACGTTACGGTAAAGACTGGATCGTTTCTCGTAAAGCCCAGGATTATATCCAGCAGATGGGTGAAAAGGCCGACTACAATAAATTATATAGCTGGCTGGGTGATATCATCAACGAATATGGTGACAATACGGAAGCATTAGGTGTTTCTCTGTATATGTTTGCTTCTTATCAGAAGATGGCTGATGATCCTAATCACAAAGGACAGTATGTAGAAGATTATCTGAAAGCTTCTAAAATATTGGATACTCAGTTGCAGGCTGCACAGGCTGCAAACAATGAAAAAGAAGTAAACAACCTGACTACGTTTAAAACAAGTGTGAATGGTGCGTTTGCCAATAGTGGTGCTGCCGACTGCGAAACATTGCAGAACTTGTATGCTCCTAAAGTGGAAGAAAGTAAAAGCGATTTAGCTGCTTTGAAAGAAATCGTTGCATTATTGAGACGTGTACGTTGTCAGGAAATCGATGCATTCTTTGCTGCTGCAGGTTATGCTTATCAGTTGGAACCGAGTGCTGATGCTGCTATCGGTATTGCCAAACAGGCTGTAAAGAACAAGGATTATGATAAGGCTATCAAATATTTTGAAGAAGCCGCCAATATGGAAACAGATCCTTCTTCAAAAGCTGAAGATTATTATATGATGGCTCTGTTGTCTTTCGACCAGAAAGGTTATTCAAAAGCCAGAGAATATGCAAAGAAAGCTATTTCTATCAACGGAAGCTATGGTGCTCCTTATATCCTGATCGGACAGATGTATGCTGCGACAGTTAAGAACGTATTCCCGAATGACGGCGTTTTGGCAAGAGCAGCTTATAACGTAGCGATCGACCAGTGGGAAAAGGCAAAACAGGTTGATGAAAGCTGTAAAGACGAGGCTAACAAGTTGATCGGTACTTACCGTGCTCATTTACCTTCTACAGAAGAAATCTTTATGCATCCGGATCTGGAAAAAGGTAAAGCGTTTACTGTAGGTGGTTGGATCGGTGAGACAACAAGAATCAGATAATTATGACTGAAACGCGTTTTCCTGGTAAAACGAACAAATACGGCATAACAACTATCCTCGCGGTAGTTGTTATGCTTCTTTTATTTATGGCTTCTTGTGGTAAGGAGAATAAAGAGGTGGTCGAGGTTGAGTTCGATCCGGAAAATACGTATACTATGAGAACGACCGACATGACCAGTCTGATCTCAGACTCCGGTATTACCCGTTACCGGGTGAATGCGAAAGAATGGTTGATGTTCGGTAAGGCTAAAGAGCCTTATAATTACTTGCCACAGGGTGTTTATGTGGAAAAGTTTGACTCTCTTTTTAATGTAGAGGCTAGTGTAAAAGCAGATACTGCTTATTATTGGGATAAGAAAGGATTGTATAAGCTGATAGGCCATGTGAGCGTATTGAGCCTGGAAGGAAAGAAACTGGATACTTCGATATTGTTTATTGACCAAAAAGAGGACAAGATTCATACGGATCAATATTTTGAGTTGCAGGAAGGAGAGAAGATTATCACCGGTATTGGTTTCGAGTCCAATCAAAATATGACAAAATATAAGATTTTCAATTCACAGGGTACTTTCCCCGTAAGCGAATCTCCCCGTGATTCGTCAAGAGTAAATGTGACTCCCACAGACTCGACTGTTGTGGATATAACAAAGACAGATTCAATAAAATAGAATTGATGTGAATGCATTAACGTACATATTGATTTCATTAGCTTTTTCCGCTTTTTTTTCAGGCATGGAGATCGCGTTTATTTCTTCCAATAAATTGCGGCATGAACTGGATAAAAAGAATAAAAATATAGCCGGTAAAATATTGGATATCTTTTACCGGAATCCCAACCAGTTTATTTCTACGATGCTGGTGGGTAATAATATCGCATTGGTCGTTTACGGTCTGCAAATGGCAATTATACTGGAACCGTTTATTGCCCGGTTCGTTTCGAATGAGGCTTTGATCGTTCTTATCCAATCGATTATCTCAACACTGTTGATTCTGTTTACAGGTGAGTTTATTCCGAAAACGATATTCAAGCTGAATCCGAATTTCTCCTTGAACTTATTTTCGGTTCCGTTGCTGATCATATACATTATATTATATCCGATATCGAAGTTTTCCGCTTTGATATCCTATCTGATCCTGAAACTGGTGGGAGTGAAGAATATCACCCAGTCGAGCAGGCGTACTTTGGGAAAAGTCGATCTGGACTTTTTTATTCAGCAAAGTATTGAAGATGCACCTTTGAATTCGGACATGGATACCGAAGTGAAAATATTCCAGAATGCGCTCGACTTCTCCAATGTACGTTTGCGTGACTGTATTGTTCCCCGTACGGAGATCGTTGCTTGTGATACGACTGCCGGTATCGACGAACTTCGTTCTAAATTTATCGAGACCGGATTGTCAAAGATTCTGATATATAATGAGAATATCGACGATATCATAGGATATATCCATTCATCGGAGCTCTTCAAGAATCCGGAAGACTGGACACAGAATATCAAGACTGTCTCGATCGTTCCCGAAACAATGGCTGCCAATAAACTGATGAAGGTGCTGATGCAGGAGAAAAAGAGCATGGCGGTTGTAGTGGATGAATTTGGCGGTACTGCCGGGATCGTGACATTGGAAGATTTGGTGGAAGAAATATTCGGAGAGATTGAGGATGAACATGATATGAAATCATATGTAGCCCGTAAGGTTTCGGAGGATGAATACCTCGTATCGGGTCGTATGGAGATCGACACCTTGAATGAGAAGTTTAATCTGGAGCTGCCGGAGTCGGACGATTATGTGACGATCGCCGGCTACATATTGCATTTCTACCAAAAATTTCCTAAATTGAATGAATCAATCGTAATTGATAAATATACTTTCAAAATAATAAAAGTAACGGCAACGAAAATAGAACTTGTGCGAATGAAAGTAGGCAATTGATGAAAAAAAATGGAATAAAAGATGTAACAAATCCTTTTTTTCGTATCTTCGTGCCCTTAAACTGTAAAATATAAACTTTAAAAATAAATAACGATAAATGGCTACGCTGGAAAAAATCAGAAGCAAAGCTGGACTGCTTGTACTCGTTGTGGGTTTGGCATTGTTCGCTTTTATCATTGGAGACTTTTTGAACTCCGGTTCTACTTATTTCAGACAAACTCAGGAGAGAGTTGCTAAGGTTGACGGGGAAGTAATTAAAATTCAGGATTATCAGGGACGTATTGATGAAATGACTGAGATGTATAAAATGCAGTCCGGTCAGAATAATCTTCCCGAGGAATACATGAATCAAATCCGTCAGTCGGTATTCGACGCTATGGTACAGGAAGTCGTACTAGACGAAGCAACAGCTAAATTAGGTATGGGGGTAAGCCCGGAAGAATTGTTCGACATGGTTCAGGGTGAAAACATTTCACCGATGATCCAGCAGATGCAGATGTTTGTTAATCCGCAGACAGGTGCATTCGACAAGACTGCTCTGTTGAACTTTCTTAAAACAATTGATGACGACAATATTGCCAGCTATCCGGCTGATCAGCAGGCACAATTGATTCAGGCTCGTAATTTCTGGTTGTTCTGGGAAAAGAACATCAAACGTCAGCGTTTGGAACAGAAATATACAACCTTGCTGAGCAAAGCAGTTTCAGCTAATGTATTGGATGCGAAAGAAGCATTTGATGCTGCAGCTGAAAATTCGGATATCGTTTATGCTATGCAGTCATATGCAAGTATTCCTGATTCAACGGTTGAAGTAAGCAAGAGCGAAATCGAGAAGCTGTACAACCAGCGTAAAGAGCTTTACAAGCAAAAAGAAGGTAAGGTTATCAAATATATCGCTGTAGACATTCGCCCGAGCCAGGAAGACTATGATAAGGCTAGTGCAGACATCGAATCTTTGAAAGAAGAATTTGCAACATCAGAAAAAGTCGCTGATATTGTGAATGAAAATTCAGAAGTACCTTATATGGATGCATTCTTTACAGAAAATGCATTCGATCCGGAAATGAAACAATTCGCAACAACATCTGAAGTGGGTGCCGTATATGGTCCGGTATTTGACAATGACAAATACAGAATGTTCAAGTTGGTAGACAAAAAGATGGCTCCAGACTCTGTGAAGGTAAGTCATATCATGTTGGCTAACGGTGACGAAGCACGTACAACAGCTTTGGCTGATAGTTTGATGAACGTTTTGAAGAATGGCGGAAACTTTGCTGAACTGGCAAAAGAATTCTCTGCTGACCAGGCTGCTGAAAATGGCGGTGAACTGGGATGGTTTACTGAAATTACAGCCCTGAGAGGTGTAAACGAAGATTTCAAGAACGCTGTATTCTCAACTCCGGTTAATGAAGTAGTGAAAGTTAAATCTTTATATGGAACTCACCTGGTAAAGGTTACAGAAAAAACAGCCAATGTGAACAAGTATAAAGTAGCTGACATTGACATGACTGTATCTCCCAGCTCCAAGACTTATAGCAATATTTATAACGAGTTGAATCAGTTCATTTCTAAAAATAACGATTTGGCAAAATTGGATGATGCTGCTAAAGAAGCGGGTTATAACCTGATCTCAGGCGTAACTGTTACTGCAGATAATCAGACTT
This is a stretch of genomic DNA from Parabacteroides chongii. It encodes these proteins:
- a CDS encoding HU family DNA-binding protein — protein: MAIRFTEHKTPRPKGNEEKLIHARTTASQTRQMDDICKVICQRSSISSADVKAVLDSFVWYIEFSLRYGDHVELEELGYFSPALRTRKQSDGKFMVTVDGVNFRCSEKLKQKLRTAKLEKESQPQTYPLQKREERMREYFKEHETITTPTYAKLNACSHYRAKADLESYLEKKILIRIGGSTHVSYLLNENTFRQK
- a CDS encoding 6-bladed beta-propeller, which codes for MKNQNLILVFILLVVAGCEKNKQQADDLITVDVTTSYPKKELVLQDFMDVEYIALETTDQFLTQGLVRDVGKEYLLATNRNNDGDIFLFDRKTGKGVRKINRQGQGAEEYTRMNDVILDESNGEIFVKSQGNKILVYDLYGGFKRCLNLGREVSSVFDYDKNNLICYDMSDYHSKGKDRSKSYHIIISKQDGSVTREIFIPFKTINTPIVVDGDKFIASYSYPIRLSHDAWTLVDTSADTLYHYAPDGTLIPFIVRTPSAHTMQPEVFLYMGISTDRYHFMQTLKNVFNFEKGNGFYTDELVYDREEKAMFQVAVCNDDYAEKRTVAMTAKSINREIENATSLNASRLVEIYKKGQLKDGKLKEIVSKLDEEDNPVIMLVKQKK
- a CDS encoding type III pantothenate kinase, translated to MNLIIEQGNTSSKVAVYSEKHMEASFVYKKFDVDELESLFGKYDFEHGILSTVIGRNEELNDYLRGKLQRFIFLDETIRLPISVQYETPETLGKDRLAAAVGANYLEPGKDLLVIDAGTAITYELIEASGTYLGGNISPGMTTRFKALNSYTKKLPLVTEQEEIPLLGTNTESAIQAGVVNGIVYEMDGYIEKLRIKYPNLLVFLTGGHSFYFERRLKNSIFADINLVLTGLNRILEYNVED
- a CDS encoding tetratricopeptide repeat protein, whose translation is MKIKVLLIAAACSMGAFGAYAQKGVDNGTQFGSGEDSIRCVTNISLFVPYAKAGNFKDAYDFWKIVYDECPAATKDIYLHGVKIMAWKIANEKDPAKKAALIDDLMAVYDKRVKYFGDDKRYGKDWIVSRKAQDYIQQMGEKADYNKLYSWLGDIINEYGDNTEALGVSLYMFASYQKMADDPNHKGQYVEDYLKASKILDTQLQAAQAANNEKEVNNLTTFKTSVNGAFANSGAADCETLQNLYAPKVEESKSDLAALKEIVALLRRVRCQEIDAFFAAAGYAYQLEPSADAAIGIAKQAVKNKDYDKAIKYFEEAANMETDPSSKAEDYYMMALLSFDQKGYSKAREYAKKAISINGSYGAPYILIGQMYAATVKNVFPNDGVLARAAYNVAIDQWEKAKQVDESCKDEANKLIGTYRAHLPSTEEIFMHPDLEKGKAFTVGGWIGETTRIR
- the lptC gene encoding LPS export ABC transporter periplasmic protein LptC, which produces MTETRFPGKTNKYGITTILAVVVMLLLFMASCGKENKEVVEVEFDPENTYTMRTTDMTSLISDSGITRYRVNAKEWLMFGKAKEPYNYLPQGVYVEKFDSLFNVEASVKADTAYYWDKKGLYKLIGHVSVLSLEGKKLDTSILFIDQKEDKIHTDQYFELQEGEKIITGIGFESNQNMTKYKIFNSQGTFPVSESPRDSSRVNVTPTDSTVVDITKTDSIK
- a CDS encoding hemolysin family protein, giving the protein MNALTYILISLAFSAFFSGMEIAFISSNKLRHELDKKNKNIAGKILDIFYRNPNQFISTMLVGNNIALVVYGLQMAIILEPFIARFVSNEALIVLIQSIISTLLILFTGEFIPKTIFKLNPNFSLNLFSVPLLIIYIILYPISKFSALISYLILKLVGVKNITQSSRRTLGKVDLDFFIQQSIEDAPLNSDMDTEVKIFQNALDFSNVRLRDCIVPRTEIVACDTTAGIDELRSKFIETGLSKILIYNENIDDIIGYIHSSELFKNPEDWTQNIKTVSIVPETMAANKLMKVLMQEKKSMAVVVDEFGGTAGIVTLEDLVEEIFGEIEDEHDMKSYVARKVSEDEYLVSGRMEIDTLNEKFNLELPESDDYVTIAGYILHFYQKFPKLNESIVIDKYTFKIIKVTATKIELVRMKVGN
- a CDS encoding peptidylprolyl isomerase; amino-acid sequence: MATLEKIRSKAGLLVLVVGLALFAFIIGDFLNSGSTYFRQTQERVAKVDGEVIKIQDYQGRIDEMTEMYKMQSGQNNLPEEYMNQIRQSVFDAMVQEVVLDEATAKLGMGVSPEELFDMVQGENISPMIQQMQMFVNPQTGAFDKTALLNFLKTIDDDNIASYPADQQAQLIQARNFWLFWEKNIKRQRLEQKYTTLLSKAVSANVLDAKEAFDAAAENSDIVYAMQSYASIPDSTVEVSKSEIEKLYNQRKELYKQKEGKVIKYIAVDIRPSQEDYDKASADIESLKEEFATSEKVADIVNENSEVPYMDAFFTENAFDPEMKQFATTSEVGAVYGPVFDNDKYRMFKLVDKKMAPDSVKVSHIMLANGDEARTTALADSLMNVLKNGGNFAELAKEFSADQAAENGGELGWFTEITALRGVNEDFKNAVFSTPVNEVVKVKSLYGTHLVKVTEKTANVNKYKVADIDMTVSPSSKTYSNIYNELNQFISKNNDLAKLDDAAKEAGYNLISGVTVTADNQTLGSIKNSRPVIRWAFQNDKGKISEIFECDDKFVIAGIEGTLKEGYRSLASLTPTLRAEIAAQKKGEKISADLKAKNLTSVESYADAMGSRVDSVKFINFGTRRIAGIGVEPKLNAMVSVAEVGQVSEPVVGNNGVYVFKVYDRNKDAKEYNEADEIKTLDASNAYRFGFQAIQSLVNKADVEDNRIRFF